A genomic segment from Bacteroidota bacterium encodes:
- a CDS encoding T9SS type A sorting domain-containing protein: MKQFLTCACALFLFSLDPVAAQTFQWQHPTPVGNNLNDAIILPSGTWVLTGDGSTVARSTNNGTTWTVAYPETLGSDIYESMFVDDNIGYFCTTNGTIMKTTDGGVTWQYQNSGTSAQLWYLDFFNADTGLAVGASSTILRTTNGGTTWTPFNLATSTLIYKVHYVNAMTAYIGTSSATVGRLLRSTDAGQTWNNVPGYTGGGTTRGIFFINPDTGWVTNSLYQIYRTTNGGTTFDLQGTFGTGSFYEIKFINSLEGVAAGASGDVYVTTNSGVTWTPTNIGYNSNVFGLGMSGVLGRAAGATGTTTILVGGVGGSIASSTTWGTTWTGHTNSVVRQELRGIQFLNATTGYAVGGSLVAADSLGVIMKTTDGGANWSLLPFNPRSRIYSQYWIDADTGYIATQGPSGMWKTTDGGATFNQLSLGIGVATSIWYSVKFLDSQTGYVCGSAGFLAKTTNGGATWTPQTSGHGASAIYHIFVIDAQYAVTVGGSGRVFKTTDGGALWSSIGIGGTTTVYSSWWYDRDTGYVSGSAGTIRRTTNGGLSWSPQTIGTTGILYRIYFTDLQNGWASGSLGSIFRTTDGGTTWTRATRILASGKTLFDFDIIANRIWAAGTDATIISASLSGVSVGGNPGTVPESFALYQNYPNPFNPTTTIRYALPAAASVYLKIYNLLGQEVATLVRGLQTAGYHTALWNGRNTDGAQAATGVYFYRIEAVSSDGGARFTSMKKMLLVR; this comes from the coding sequence ATGAAGCAGTTTCTAACTTGTGCTTGTGCTCTCTTCCTTTTTTCCCTCGATCCCGTTGCTGCCCAAACATTCCAATGGCAGCACCCGACTCCTGTGGGAAATAATCTGAATGACGCGATAATCCTTCCCTCGGGAACGTGGGTTTTAACAGGTGATGGCTCAACAGTCGCACGTTCCACGAACAATGGCACAACGTGGACTGTGGCCTATCCCGAAACACTCGGCAGCGATATCTACGAATCGATGTTTGTAGATGATAACATCGGCTACTTTTGCACCACGAACGGCACCATCATGAAGACGACCGATGGCGGAGTAACGTGGCAATACCAAAATTCCGGCACGTCGGCGCAACTCTGGTATCTCGATTTCTTCAACGCTGATACCGGACTTGCCGTCGGCGCTTCAAGCACGATTCTGAGAACAACGAACGGCGGTACGACGTGGACGCCGTTCAATCTTGCCACATCGACACTCATCTACAAAGTTCATTACGTCAATGCAATGACGGCATACATCGGCACGTCGTCTGCAACCGTCGGCAGGCTTTTGCGGTCAACGGATGCCGGCCAGACGTGGAACAATGTACCCGGCTATACCGGTGGGGGAACCACCCGCGGCATCTTCTTTATCAATCCCGACACAGGCTGGGTTACGAATTCGTTGTATCAAATCTACAGAACGACGAATGGCGGCACCACGTTCGATCTGCAAGGAACTTTCGGAACGGGCTCATTCTACGAAATCAAGTTTATCAATTCTCTCGAAGGTGTTGCAGCAGGTGCCAGCGGCGATGTGTATGTTACGACCAACAGCGGGGTGACTTGGACTCCGACGAACATCGGGTATAACTCAAATGTCTTCGGGTTGGGAATGTCCGGCGTTCTCGGCAGAGCGGCAGGGGCAACGGGCACAACGACAATTCTCGTGGGTGGCGTCGGCGGGTCTATAGCCAGCAGCACGACTTGGGGAACAACGTGGACCGGTCACACGAATTCCGTTGTCCGCCAGGAGTTGAGGGGGATTCAGTTTCTCAACGCAACGACAGGGTACGCTGTCGGAGGGAGTTTAGTTGCTGCCGATAGTCTTGGTGTGATCATGAAAACAACCGACGGCGGAGCCAACTGGTCGCTCCTCCCGTTCAACCCTCGCTCCCGCATTTACAGTCAGTATTGGATTGATGCGGACACCGGCTATATCGCAACCCAAGGCCCTTCGGGAATGTGGAAAACGACAGATGGCGGAGCAACGTTCAACCAACTCTCGCTCGGCATCGGTGTTGCCACGAGTATCTGGTATAGCGTGAAGTTCCTCGATAGCCAGACAGGATATGTATGCGGAAGCGCAGGCTTCCTTGCCAAAACAACAAACGGTGGCGCAACGTGGACTCCGCAAACCAGCGGTCACGGCGCGTCAGCCATCTATCATATCTTCGTAATCGATGCACAATATGCCGTGACGGTGGGCGGTTCGGGTCGCGTCTTCAAGACGACCGATGGCGGGGCATTATGGAGTTCAATCGGCATCGGCGGAACGACAACCGTGTATTCGAGCTGGTGGTACGATCGTGACACAGGGTATGTAAGCGGTTCGGCGGGCACGATTCGCCGCACAACAAACGGCGGACTCAGCTGGTCGCCGCAAACGATCGGGACCACCGGCATTCTTTATCGCATCTATTTCACCGACCTTCAGAACGGGTGGGCAAGCGGAAGTCTCGGCTCCATCTTCCGCACAACCGATGGCGGCACAACGTGGACACGGGCGACAAGAATTCTGGCGTCGGGCAAGACTCTCTTTGATTTCGACATCATCGCAAACAGAATCTGGGCAGCGGGAACCGACGCAACTATCATTTCCGCCAGTCTCTCGGGAGTTAGTGTTGGTGGAAATCCCGGAACGGTGCCGGAGTCGTTTGCTCTGTATCAGAACTATCCCAATCCATTCAACCCGACGACGACAATCCGGTACGCGCTGCCAGCTGCGGCTTCCGTATATCTCAAAATCTACAATCTCTTGGGGCAGGAGGTAGCAACGCTGGTGAGAGGGTTACAGACAGCCGGGTATCATACTGCATTATGGAATGGCCGGAATACGGATGGGGCTCAAGCGGCAACGGGTGTTTACTTCTATCGCATTGAGGCGGTCAGTTCGGACGGCGGGGCTCGTTTCACGAGCATGAAAAAGATGTTGCTTGTGAGATGA